The following nucleotide sequence is from Nitrospira sp..
GCCTTGAATGATCGTCATCGAGAGCATCCTCTCGGGGATGTGCTCGGCAGCCGGGTGATGGGATGGATGACCCTTACGTTCTGAGTCGCGTGTCATGAGCGCCGAGCGACAGAGGGCGGCCTCCCTCGTGCTGGTACTCCTTCTGACCGCCGACCTGGCTGCCGGGACTTCCCCCGCCCGGTCGACGGCGAAGGGAGAGGAGCGTTCCGTCGTTCCGTCCGGCGACGAACTGCAATTGCTGAAGGAAGAAGAGACGGTGAGCATCGCCTCCCTCTATGAACAGCCGATCTCCCAAGCTCCGGCGAACGTCTACGTGATCACCGACGAAGACATCCGGCAATCCGGCGCCGTCGATCTCCCAACGGTGTTGCGCCGCGTGCCGGGGCTGGAAGTCATGCAGATGACGGGCGCCGACTTCAACGTGAGCGCCCGAGGCGACAACCAACCGTTCGCGAATAAGATGCTGGTAATGGTGGATGGGCGCTCCATCTATCTCGATGTGCAGGGGAATGTGTATTGGAAGTCCATTCCGGTCACGCTCGTCGAGATCAAACGCATCGAGGTCCTGAAAGGCCCCGCCTCCGCCATGTACGGGTTCAACGCCTTCGACGGCGTGATCAACATCATCACCAAGTCGCCGGAAGAAATGAAAGGCACGACGCTGCAGTTCGGCGCGGGGGAATTGGGCACCATCACGAGTTCAGCGGTCCAAGCCGGCACGGCCGGAAAGCTGGGGTACCGCCTGTCGATCGGCCGCGACCAGACCCAACAATGGCGCGACCACGACGCCCTGGGGTTCAGGACTCACCGGTTCAATGTCCAGACCAACTATGCCCTCTCCTCGACCGCGAAGCTTCAAGTGTCCGGCGGCCTGGTCGATACGAATCGCTATGACGGGCAGGTCGGGGAGGTGACCAGCAACTCCCTTCGCCCGTCATTCGGATATGCCAACGCGCTCTATGAACAGGGCGCCTTTCTTGTCCGGGCCTGGTGGTCCGGGTATACGGACGATGCGACGATTGCTCCCACTCCGCCGTTGTCCAATCTGCTGCGCGTGACGGATCGTAACGGTCAGACGACCAATCCCTTCCGCGGCAATACATACAACCTGGACCTTCAACATGCCGCGACCCTCTGGGCCGGCAACCGCATGCTGTATGGTCTGACCTATCGCCACAATTCCCTTTCGAGCCCCGCCATCGATCGATTCAGCCGAGAAGACCGGCTCGGGCTGTTTCTTCAGAACGAGTGGCGTGCGGCCCCCACACTGACCCTGGTCGCCGGGATTCGTTATGACCTGCATAGCCAGATCAACGGAACATGGAGCCCCCGCGTCGCGCTCCTCTACCAGCCGATCGAGGGCCACACCTTCCACCTCTCCGGGTCCGTCGCCTATCGGCCACCGACGTTGTTCGAGTCGCATCAAGACCAACGGGTGACCACCACGATCCCCACGGGCCTGCCCTTTCCACCGTCTATCTCGACGACCATTCCGGTCTCGGGGTCCACCCGCCTCGCGCCAGAACAGATCCTATCCTACGAAGCGGGGTATCAAGGCTGGTACTGGAAGCATCGCCTTCGTCTCCGCGCCGATGTCTTTTTCAATCACGTCTCGGACCTAATCGGCAGTCGGGTCACCGCTGGGGGGACCTCCGAATTCGTCAACGACCAGGGCTCCGCCGACATCTATGGCGGCGAGGCGGGAGTGGAAGTCCTGGCCACCAACTGGTTGAGCGGATTTGCCAACTACGCCTACGAGGAAATCGGGCAAACCTTCACGGGAACGGTCCGCAGAGGCGCCCCCCGCTCGAAGATCAGCGCAGGCCTCCGCGCCGAGTGGGATAACGGCTTGAGCGGCGAAATCAGTTACTACTACGTCGGCGCCGCGACCTATCCTATTGCGCAAACCTTCACGAACCTCGCGGCGCTTCCCGGGACTGGTGTCCTGGTGCCGCTCGACCGCGTCGGCAGCTACAACCTGTTGAACCTCCGAGCCGGCTACCGGATTTGGCAACAGAAGGCCGCCGCCGGTTA
It contains:
- a CDS encoding TonB-dependent receptor, giving the protein MSAERQRAASLVLVLLLTADLAAGTSPARSTAKGEERSVVPSGDELQLLKEEETVSIASLYEQPISQAPANVYVITDEDIRQSGAVDLPTVLRRVPGLEVMQMTGADFNVSARGDNQPFANKMLVMVDGRSIYLDVQGNVYWKSIPVTLVEIKRIEVLKGPASAMYGFNAFDGVINIITKSPEEMKGTTLQFGAGELGTITSSAVQAGTAGKLGYRLSIGRDQTQQWRDHDALGFRTHRFNVQTNYALSSTAKLQVSGGLVDTNRYDGQVGEVTSNSLRPSFGYANALYEQGAFLVRAWWSGYTDDATIAPTPPLSNLLRVTDRNGQTTNPFRGNTYNLDLQHAATLWAGNRMLYGLTYRHNSLSSPAIDRFSREDRLGLFLQNEWRAAPTLTLVAGIRYDLHSQINGTWSPRVALLYQPIEGHTFHLSGSVAYRPPTLFESHQDQRVTTTIPTGLPFPPSISTTIPVSGSTRLAPEQILSYEAGYQGWYWKHRLRLRADVFFNHVSDLIGSRVTAGGTSEFVNDQGSADIYGGEAGVEVLATNWLSGFANYAYEEIGQTFTGTVRRGAPRSKISAGLRAEWDNGLSGEISYYYVGAATYPIAQTFTNLAALPGTGVLVPLDRVGSYNLLNLRAGYRIWQQKAAAGYLREAELALSVFNALNDTHKEHPLGDVIGRRVMGWVTLRF